The Candidatus Thermoplasmatota archaeon genome has a segment encoding these proteins:
- a CDS encoding adenosine-specific kinase — MEIKEVEIEKPEDMNFILGQTHFIKSVEDLYEAMINVPNAKFGIAFCEASGPCLVRADGNDEGLKKLAINNATSIGAGHSFIILMEDCYPVNVLNAIKNVPEVCSIYCATANPVKVLIAESNIENEKGRAIIGVIDGYIPKGVESEDDIKERNEFLRKIGYKR; from the coding sequence ATGGAAATAAAGGAAGTGGAAATTGAAAAACCGGAGGATATGAATTTTATTCTCGGGCAAACTCATTTTATAAAAAGCGTTGAGGATTTGTACGAAGCAATGATAAATGTCCCGAATGCAAAATTTGGTATTGCTTTCTGCGAAGCTTCAGGGCCATGCCTGGTAAGGGCAGATGGAAACGACGAGGGGTTGAAAAAATTGGCTATAAATAATGCGACGAGCATAGGCGCGGGCCATTCATTCATAATTTTAATGGAAGATTGCTATCCTGTTAATGTGCTCAATGCCATCAAAAATGTTCCAGAAGTTTGCAGTATCTACTGTGCAACGGCAAATCCCGTAAAAGTTCTGATTGCTGAAAGTAACATAGAAAATGAAAAGGGAAGAGCAATAATAGGAGTTATTGACGGATACATACCAAAAGGTGTGGAAAGCGAAGACGACATAAAAGAAAGGAATGAATTCTTGAGAAAGATAGGGTACAAGAGGTAA
- a CDS encoding Ig-like domain-containing protein, with amino-acid sequence MIIFENYGNSSQNLQSGEWIPSKNTSFSGGLGEAVVGTGDYIYVMRSYSSGSSVFWRYPINNDWEKVKQWSDLVESDLPRPKSGTALAWDHNDYIYVMFGSAGSDINREYFYRYNITNNSWKRLTDTPHTQGAGDAITWCGYDGYVYAIMGSNWSNHDGAIFAKYNPNTNMWGNIALNPNWGDVTDDGVSLVWTGGEYLYALHGEYEETIPNGDFARYHIPAQTWEDLTSMPEVNYGGVGDGASLLWIGNWLDEYENCIFALGGGGCYPENPGYNFYCYYINNDTWEPLEDIPYPVGCWVGNRLGFANGHIYYWQGAPSTWEGEGNRFCMYKFSNTPPIADFTYSPSSPTTQNIIHFTDLSSDEDGSIVSWYWEFGDGTTSSLQNPQHQYEDDRTYCVNLTVWDNDFATNTTSKQITILKSQYTLTTSVNPSGSGYVTLNPSGGTYDEGTVATVNAHANSGYEFDHWSGAKTGSINPVQITMDSDKSITAHFVASIPPDQPPTVTITHPSNNATVSGTVSIVGTASDDISVEKVEIKIDSGNWITTTGNISWGYSWDTTTIANGNHTIYARSYDGELYSNISFITVNIFNNHKPTVDIIFPSDGTEVKKTFTIHGIADDVDGNETIQKVEIKIGDGNWTVVNGITAWNHTWNTTNVTNGDYVIQVKAYDGYEYSGIDSITVKVNNKKGDGTPGFEMIALIAALAAVLLLRKRERRKS; translated from the coding sequence ATGATTATATTTGAAAATTATGGAAATTCTTCACAGAATTTGCAATCTGGTGAGTGGATTCCATCTAAAAATACTTCGTTTTCTGGTGGTCTTGGAGAAGCAGTAGTTGGTACAGGGGATTATATTTATGTCATGAGGAGTTATAGTAGTGGTTCTTCTGTTTTTTGGAGGTATCCCATAAACAATGATTGGGAAAAAGTTAAACAGTGGAGCGATTTAGTTGAAAGTGATTTACCGAGACCTAAGAGCGGAACAGCTCTCGCTTGGGATCACAACGACTATATTTACGTTATGTTTGGAAGCGCAGGAAGTGATATTAACAGGGAATACTTTTATCGCTACAACATTACAAATAATAGTTGGAAAAGATTAACAGACACTCCCCATACACAGGGAGCTGGAGATGCCATAACGTGGTGTGGGTATGATGGTTACGTTTATGCAATAATGGGCAGTAATTGGTCTAATCACGATGGGGCGATTTTTGCTAAGTATAATCCTAATACCAATATGTGGGGGAACATAGCCCTAAACCCCAATTGGGGAGATGTTACTGACGACGGAGTTTCTTTAGTATGGACAGGGGGAGAATACTTGTATGCTCTACATGGAGAATACGAAGAAACTATTCCAAACGGTGATTTTGCTAGATACCATATTCCCGCACAAACCTGGGAAGATTTAACCTCAATGCCTGAAGTTAACTATGGTGGAGTTGGGGATGGTGCCTCTTTACTTTGGATAGGGAATTGGTTGGATGAATATGAGAATTGCATTTTTGCTTTAGGCGGGGGCGGCTGTTATCCAGAGAATCCTGGCTATAATTTCTATTGCTATTATATTAACAACGATACATGGGAACCATTGGAAGATATCCCATATCCAGTAGGTTGTTGGGTTGGAAATAGATTGGGATTTGCAAATGGACATATCTATTACTGGCAAGGAGCACCATCTACATGGGAAGGGGAAGGAAATAGATTTTGTATGTATAAATTTTCAAACACCCCACCCATTGCAGACTTTACATACTCTCCATCATCTCCAACTACTCAAAATATAATTCATTTCACAGATTTATCAAGTGATGAAGATGGAAGCATTGTCTCGTGGTATTGGGAGTTTGGTGATGGGACAACATCAAGCTTGCAAAATCCACAGCATCAATACGAAGATGATAGAACATATTGCGTAAATCTCACAGTCTGGGATAATGATTTTGCAACTAATACAACATCAAAGCAGATAACTATACTTAAAAGCCAATACACTCTCACAACATCCGTTAATCCATCTGGAAGCGGGTATGTTACTTTGAATCCATCTGGTGGAACATATGATGAAGGAACTGTTGCGACTGTAAACGCTCATGCAAACAGTGGCTATGAATTTGATCATTGGTCTGGAGCTAAAACTGGAAGCATCAATCCTGTCCAAATCACAATGGATAGTGATAAAAGCATAACTGCTCATTTTGTTGCAAGTATTCCACCAGATCAACCTCCAACTGTCACAATAACCCATCCATCTAATAATGCAACCGTTTCTGGAACCGTAAGCATTGTAGGAACGGCAAGCGACGATATTTCTGTTGAAAAAGTGGAAATAAAAATAGACAGTGGAAACTGGATAACTACTACTGGAAATATATCATGGGGTTATTCATGGGATACCACCACTATTGCAAATGGAAATCATACCATATATGCAAGAAGTTATGATGGCGAGCTTTACTCAAATATTTCGTTTATAACGGTAAATATTTTTAACAACCATAAGCCAACAGTGGATATAATCTTTCCATCAGATGGGACAGAGGTAAAGAAAACATTTACTATTCACGGAATTGCAGATGATGTTGATGGAAATGAAACAATCCAAAAAGTAGAGATAAAAATTGGCGATGGAAACTGGACGGTCGTCAACGGAATAACAGCATGGAACCACACATGGAATACGACAAACGTTACAAATGGTGATTATGTTATACAGGTAAAGGCATATGATGGGTATGAATATTCAGGTATTGATTCAATAACGGTGAAAGTGAATAATAAAAAAGGTGATGGTACTCCTGGCTTTGAAATGATTGCTTTGATTGCTGCTTTGGCTGCTGTGCTGTTATTGAGGAAGAGGGAGCGCAGAAAATCCTAA